A window from Aureibacillus halotolerans encodes these proteins:
- a CDS encoding competence/damage-inducible protein A, which yields MNAEIIAVGSELLLGQIANTNAQFISKELAEVGINVYFHTVVGDNPQRLKHVIETAEQRADVLLFTGGLGPTKDDLTKETVARHLGVQLVHDPEALHYIEDYFASVNRQMTPNNRKQALVLEGCEVLKNTTGMAPGMALTKQGKVYLMFPGPPHELQPMFLKSALPYLTNTFPELDRIESRVLRFTGIGESQLEHELEDLLSAQTNPTIAPLAKPGEVTLRLTVKHRDPQEAKRLLDACEEKIKARVGEYLYGYGETMLPEALVHTLKEKQQTVAAAESLTGGMFADALIAVPGASSVVKGGVVCYHPDLKVSLLSIQPDVIKTYGTVSEECAKAMAENIRRIAGASIGIGFTGVAGPDDLEGKAPGTVYIAVATENGTTVDSFRFAGSRASVRNRAVRQGMALLLRGE from the coding sequence ATGAATGCTGAAATCATCGCTGTTGGATCAGAGCTACTGCTCGGTCAGATCGCCAATACGAACGCGCAGTTTATTTCAAAAGAACTCGCAGAGGTCGGCATTAATGTGTATTTCCATACGGTTGTTGGAGACAATCCTCAGCGACTAAAGCATGTGATTGAAACAGCGGAGCAACGTGCCGACGTCTTGCTTTTTACTGGGGGACTTGGTCCAACAAAGGATGACTTAACAAAAGAAACTGTTGCGCGTCATCTTGGCGTCCAGCTTGTTCATGATCCAGAAGCTTTGCACTATATTGAAGACTACTTTGCTTCTGTAAACCGTCAAATGACCCCAAACAACCGCAAGCAGGCGCTCGTTCTGGAGGGCTGTGAGGTGTTGAAAAACACGACCGGTATGGCACCGGGTATGGCACTGACTAAGCAAGGCAAAGTGTACCTTATGTTTCCTGGACCCCCACACGAGCTTCAGCCAATGTTTCTAAAAAGTGCTCTGCCTTATTTGACCAATACCTTTCCTGAGCTGGATCGCATTGAGTCACGAGTGCTCCGTTTTACAGGTATCGGTGAGTCGCAGCTTGAGCATGAGTTGGAGGATCTCCTTAGTGCCCAAACGAACCCGACGATTGCGCCACTCGCAAAGCCCGGAGAAGTCACCTTGCGTTTAACGGTAAAGCACCGAGATCCGCAGGAGGCCAAGCGACTTCTTGATGCGTGTGAAGAGAAAATCAAAGCGCGCGTGGGTGAATATCTTTACGGCTATGGAGAGACAATGCTTCCTGAAGCACTCGTTCACACGCTCAAAGAAAAACAACAGACGGTTGCTGCGGCAGAGAGTTTAACAGGAGGCATGTTTGCCGATGCACTGATTGCCGTCCCAGGTGCGTCAAGCGTTGTTAAGGGAGGCGTCGTGTGTTACCATCCCGATCTAAAAGTTTCATTGCTCTCAATCCAACCAGACGTAATAAAGACGTATGGAACGGTCAGCGAAGAGTGCGCGAAGGCGATGGCGGAAAACATTCGGCGAATCGCTGGAGCTTCAATTGGAATTGGCTTCACTGGCGTAGCAGGACCAGATGATTTGGAAGGGAAAGCACCAGGTACCGTCTACATAGCCGTAGCCACTGAAAATGGCACTACCGTGGATTCTTTTCGATTTGCAGGGTCGCGTGCGTCTGTCCGAAACCGTGCCGTCCGTCAAGGCATGGCGTTGCTCCTACGCGGGGAATAG
- the pgsA gene encoding CDP-diacylglycerol--glycerol-3-phosphate 3-phosphatidyltransferase — MNLPNKITVGRIFLIPVFMVFMLVPLPFGAVEIGEITFPIAHMIGAFIFVFASLTDWVDGYLARKHNLVTNFGKFMDPLADKLLVSAALLILIEMGDVPAWIAIVIISREFAVTGLRLIAAADGTVLAASQLAKFKTWTQMIAIVAFLLYNLPFALFNFPFATIALWVCLFFTVISGWDYFVKNKEVVLSSK; from the coding sequence ATGAATTTGCCGAATAAAATTACAGTTGGAAGAATATTTCTCATTCCCGTTTTTATGGTGTTTATGCTTGTTCCTCTACCTTTTGGAGCCGTTGAGATTGGCGAAATTACGTTTCCAATTGCCCATATGATTGGCGCATTTATTTTTGTTTTCGCATCGTTAACCGACTGGGTGGATGGCTATTTGGCGAGAAAACACAACTTGGTCACTAATTTCGGAAAATTTATGGACCCTCTAGCAGATAAATTACTTGTGTCTGCTGCGCTGCTTATTTTGATTGAAATGGGGGATGTTCCAGCTTGGATCGCCATTGTCATTATAAGTCGTGAGTTTGCTGTTACGGGTCTTCGCTTAATCGCTGCTGCAGATGGCACGGTGTTAGCTGCAAGCCAGTTGGCGAAGTTTAAAACGTGGACACAGATGATCGCGATTGTGGCGTTTTTACTTTACAATCTTCCATTCGCACTTTTTAATTTTCCATTTGCCACTATTGCACTATGGGTTTGTTTATTTTTCACTGTCATTTCTGGTTGGGATTACTTTGTGAAAAACAAGGAAGTCGTTCTTTCATCAAAATAA
- a CDS encoding helix-turn-helix domain-containing protein — translation MTELGQYLKEHRLTQQLTLNELQTRTKIQARYLQAIEEGNYDALPGHFYARAFVKQYAEAVGLSPDEVFEAYEKDLPQHKVPDELPSRLARSKSTMHVSAGRSKFARVFPKILIVLVFLIAVILVYTFIQRATPNESADANQDNSPTVVLDEGNPSTTEEDPDVPDSAADSEGMGTSSGEDEKTDESTTNEETTEPVLTVTPTTDQGVTTTYELTNAPDSFELTFEVTGRAYIGVRTADRSIIEQNTLSPESGEWTVDMSQHDTINLRLPRAYDTKVTVNGIPLQYEVSPTEQKDQTIVITKAGNETVEGE, via the coding sequence ATGACGGAACTAGGACAGTATTTAAAAGAGCATCGTCTGACGCAGCAGTTAACACTCAATGAGCTGCAAACACGCACAAAAATACAAGCGCGTTATCTTCAGGCGATTGAAGAAGGAAATTATGATGCATTGCCAGGGCATTTTTATGCACGTGCATTCGTGAAGCAATATGCAGAGGCGGTAGGACTATCACCAGATGAAGTGTTTGAAGCCTACGAAAAAGACCTTCCGCAGCATAAAGTGCCTGATGAGCTCCCGAGTCGTTTGGCACGGTCTAAAAGCACGATGCATGTATCAGCAGGACGGTCAAAATTCGCACGCGTATTCCCGAAGATTCTTATTGTGCTCGTCTTCTTAATTGCTGTTATCCTCGTGTATACGTTCATACAAAGAGCGACACCAAATGAATCGGCAGACGCTAATCAGGATAATTCGCCAACTGTCGTATTAGATGAAGGCAATCCGTCTACAACAGAAGAGGATCCAGACGTTCCTGACAGCGCTGCGGATAGTGAAGGCATGGGCACTTCTTCTGGTGAGGATGAGAAAACGGATGAGTCTACGACAAATGAGGAAACCACAGAACCAGTATTAACAGTAACTCCTACGACAGACCAAGGCGTCACAACAACTTACGAGCTCACAAATGCACCAGATTCGTTTGAATTGACCTTTGAGGTGACGGGTAGAGCCTACATTGGTGTTCGCACAGCTGACAGAAGCATAATAGAACAAAATACACTGTCTCCGGAATCAGGCGAATGGACAGTGGATATGAGCCAACACGACACGATCAACCTTCGCTTGCCTAGAGCTTATGATACAAAAGTGACTGTGAATGGAATTCCTCTTCAATATGAGGTGTCACCAACTGAGCAAAAGGATCAAACGATTGTGATTACAAAGGCAGGGAATGAAACGGTCGAAGGCGAATAA
- a CDS encoding YmfK family protein, producing MEGKEWYLEYEIQRDRPGLLGDVASLLGMLGINIITINGVDNLRRGMLLRSDESQQIENLEAILSNMENITITKLRSPKLRDRLAVRHGRYIQRDADDKKTFRFERDELGLLVDFMAELFKQDGHRLIGVRGMPRVGKTESVVASSVCANKRWLFISSTMLKQTIRDQLIDGEYAEDQIYIIDGIVSARRHSEKHWQLVREMMRMPVTKVVEHPDIFVEATEYDMNDFDYIIELRSTPDEEITYKNVDWRPHDDFSGPHQFDF from the coding sequence ATGGAAGGAAAAGAATGGTATCTTGAATACGAGATTCAGCGTGATCGTCCAGGGTTGCTCGGTGATGTCGCGTCCCTTTTAGGCATGTTAGGCATAAATATTATAACCATTAATGGTGTCGATAATTTACGACGTGGCATGCTTCTAAGAAGTGATGAAAGCCAGCAGATAGAAAATTTAGAAGCGATACTTTCAAATATGGAAAACATTACGATCACAAAGCTCCGGTCGCCAAAACTCCGTGACAGACTGGCTGTTCGTCATGGTCGGTACATTCAGCGAGATGCGGACGACAAAAAGACATTTCGGTTTGAGCGTGATGAGCTTGGTTTGCTTGTTGATTTTATGGCAGAGCTTTTTAAACAGGATGGTCACCGTCTTATTGGCGTGCGCGGGATGCCTAGAGTTGGCAAAACCGAATCGGTCGTTGCCTCAAGTGTTTGTGCGAACAAACGCTGGTTGTTCATATCATCGACAATGTTAAAGCAAACCATTCGTGACCAACTTATCGACGGCGAGTATGCCGAAGACCAAATTTACATCATTGATGGCATTGTTTCTGCACGAAGGCACTCAGAGAAACATTGGCAGCTTGTGCGAGAAATGATGCGTATGCCGGTAACGAAAGTTGTTGAACACCCTGATATTTTCGTGGAAGCAACCGAATATGATATGAACGACTTTGATTATATTATTGAGCTTCGATCGACTCCGGACGAAGAGATTACATACAAAAATGTGGATTGGCGACCGCATGACGATTTTAGCGGTCCACACCAGTTTGATTTTTAG